The sequence TTTCAATGCCAAAGTGAAACTGTTTCGTGCCATTCAACGTGGTGTGACAGATACCGAATTCTTTCTGTTCCGCCTTTCCAAACTATATGCTTGATTCAACTTTCTCCCCAACAATTGCAATTGACCCGGAAAAAGCCGGTGAACAGGAAAATGCCGTACAACTTGCTTCACAAATCATCCGGATGGAAGAAAAAGTACCGACGACAGCGGCAAGGGAAATCAAGGAAGAAATGTCTGATTTTATTAATAATTCACAGCCAGAGGCAAGCCAATGAGATGATAAAAAAATATGGTAAAAATACAGTGTTATACTTATCAGTTTTTTTGCTGATCTCTTATGTTTTCATTCCTGCGGAGTGGATTATTATATACAGAAATCTTTCGGCAAATAATTATGCATCAGATATTATCATCCCGGTTTCTGATCTGGTGAAAGAAAATATTGAAAATACCTGGGGAGCGCCAAGACAGGGAGACAGAACCCATCAAGGTATTGATCTTTTCGCATCGAGAGGCACAACTGTTGTTAGTGCTATCGATGGTGTAATTTTGATTTCCGGACGCAACACTCTGGGTGGAAATATAGTCAGGATACTGGGAGATGATCGGCGGATTTATTACTATGCCCATCTTCAATCCTATCTTGATTTTGAAAGAGGCCAGCCTGTTTCACAAGGCCAAACTATCGGCTTTGTTGGCAATACCGGTAATGCCGTTTCAACACCTCCGCATCTTCATTTTGAAATCATGGTAATATCCAGGCTATTTCCGCTGCGAACGAAAAATATCAATCCTTATCCCGAACTACTTGAAGCATTTTCCCAACTACCTTGACCTAACTTGGCATTACGGAATAAAAACGCTTTACTGGTTTTGTTATATTTTAACGATTTACCTTTTAGCTTGGGTTTTAAAAAGTGTTGTTTTCTCTGTGTATACCGTGCCGACAGTTTCCATGCACCCAACAATAAAAGCCGGGGATTTTTTAGTTGTCTCCAAAATGTCTTACCGAATCCGCACACCGGAATTTTATCCGCTGACCAATATTCCTTTTCCTTATTATTCGATTAAAGGGCCTTTTTCAGTCAAACGAGATGATGTTGTAGTATTTAAATCCCCTTTAAGCCCGGCTCACCACCCATCTTTTAAAATGACTCTCGTTAAACGCTGTATTGGTTTGCCCGGCGACACCTTATGGTTGTTTCAGAACCGGATTTACACAAAACATAAAATAAACCTGCCAGTCACCGACGAACAGAAGAAGAAAATAATCGTCCCCCAAAAAAACATGACGGTTAAAATCGATTCTTCAAATATCGATAAATGGCTGCCTATGATCAAAAGAGATGGTGCAAGAGTTAACGAAGAGTCATTCAGCAAAGAAATAAAATCATATACCTTCAGACAAAATTTTTATTTTATGAGCGGTGATAATCCTGGTTTAAGCGCTGATAGCCGGACATGGGGTTCGATTCCGGAAGAATATTTAATCGGTCGGGCAAGAATTATAGCCTGGTCGGTAAATCGAAAAAAGATCGGAAGCAGGTTATAATGATGAAAGACGAAATTTTGAGAACTGAGAACTGAGCTGAATCAAGGCTCTTCCAGAAGTCACCTATTTGAAATTGAAAAGACTTTTTTCTACTTCAGACACAGCATGGTGGGGAAGTATCAGAATTATGGACAAAACCCGGTAGTTTCCCAAAACCCTGTGAGTTTCATGATTATATTTTGTAATCTGGTACAGCAAGTAAAGCCCGATTTTCTATCTATACTACAGGAATCAAATTTGACATATGTCCATCCGGGATAATCTTTGCCAACTGTGATATCATAGCGAAAAATTGCTCCTTAAACGCCCTATAACCGCCATTATGCTCGTCCTGGCGACGTTTATCTTCGGATATATCGCCTTGCAGGAGCTTTCAGTGGATTTACTTCCGGATGTGGACGTACCTTCGCTCATGGTCCGCACCGAGTGGCCGGGGGCTTCGGCAAGTGAGGTGGAGACGCGTATCAATGAGCAGCTGGAAGCGGCGCTGGGTACGTTGCCCGGACTCCGGCGGTCCCAAAGCTTCGCCCGGCAGGGAATCGGCTTTGTCTCCCTTGAGTTTGAGTGGGGACACAATATGGATCTGGCGTTTCTCAATGCCCGCGAACGGCTCGATCAGGTCCGGTTCAGCCTCCCGCAGCAGGCCGAACGCCCGCAGCTGGTCTACTCCGATCCCGGTGATGAACCGGTGGCCATCCTCGGGATTCAGCTGCGCGATAACCCCGACCCCGGCTACGATGAGCGGCTGGAGCTTAAACAGTGGGCCGATCGCGTGCTCACGCGCCGGCTCGAGCAGGAGCACGGCATCGCCCAGGCTGTCGTCGTCGGTGCCGTCACCCCCGAGGTGCACATCCGGTATCAGCCCCACCTGGCGGATCGCTACGACCTCTCCACCGCCGAAATCCAGGCACGGGTCCGCGAGGCCAACGAGTTTTCTCCATCCGGGGAGCTGCGCGACGGCTGGTACCGCTACTCGCTGAAAATCGAAAGCCGTATCACCTCGGTCGAACAGCTCCGCCGCCTGCCGCTCAAGACCATCGGCGGAGAGCGTATCCTGCGGCTGCAAGATGTCGCGGAGGTTCACATGGATGAGCGCGATCCGGTCTCATTTTCCATGGTGGATGGCCGCCCGGTCCTTTCCGTCCTGGTGAAAAAGGATTTCGACAGTAACCTCGTGCAGGTGTTCCATCTGATGACCCCGGTCCTCGATGAGTTGCGCGAGCAATTTCCCGGCATCTCCATCGACGTGCTCAGCGAAAACGCCACCTTCATCGAAGCCTCGATCAACAATCTGCTCCAGACCCTGCTGCTCGGCGGCATCCTCGCCTTTTTTGTGCTCTTTTTCTTCCTGAACGACCCGCGCAGTCCGCTCACCATCGGCATCGCCATCCCCGTTAGCATCATGCTGACCTTTTTTGTGATGTACCTGTCCGGGATTCAGCTCAACATCATCTCGCTGAGCGGACTCACCCTCGGCATCGGGTTGCTGGTCGACAACGCCATCGTGGTGCTGGAAAATATCAACCGTCACCGGAAATCCGGACTCCCGCTCTTCGATGCGGCCGGCAAAGGCACCCGCGAGATCGCCTTGGCGGTGACCGCATCCACCCTGACCACCATCTCCGTCTTTCTGCCGCTGGTCTTCCTCGGCGGATTCGAGGGCGCGTTTTTCCGGGACCAGGCCCTGACACTCTCCATCGCGCTGCTATCCTCGCTGCTGGTGGCGCTGCTGATTCTGCCGGTGCTGGTGCTTCAGGTTCAGAAGCGCAGAAAGCACAAAAGGATCGCGGATGCCGAATCCGGCCGCCGGCCCCATCCCCCCGAAACAACACCCGCGGACCTCCCCGAAGACCGGAGCACGATATTCACCCGCGCAATGGACCGCACCCAGGCCCGCTACGAAAAGCTGCTGCTCGCCAGTATCCGCCGGCCGGTGCTTGTCATCGCGCTTTTCCTGCTCGCGATGGCCCTCGCAGTAGTCGCTTTTCTCTATGTGCCGAAAGAGCTTATCCCGCAAGGGGAGGAGCAGCGGCTGCGCTACCGGGTCACCATGCCCGGCAATACCGCGCTTCGCAGCACTGAGGAGGCGGCGCGCACGTTCACCGCATCCATCCATAATGCTGCGGGGTTGAATCCTTATACAGGCGCGACGAACCCGGATGATGGGGGGACGAGTCCGGCGGTGGGGCCCATCCTGACGCTCGGCGGCTACACCGACGACACCAACATCGCCCGGCTGGCGGATGAGGGACTCAACCGCTTTGTCATCGAAATTCCGCTGAACGATCCTCGCGCGGCCGGACGCATCCGCTCCCAAATCGAAACCCTCCGGCAGAACCAGCCGCACTGGCGCATCGAGGAGCTGGAGGCGCTGCCGCTCTTCGAAAATGTGCTCGGACGCCAGGCCGCCCCGGTAGTAGTCCACGTGGCCGGGCAAGATCGTCGAGCAGGGGCCGCCGGAGCCGAGCGTCTGCGCGGGATGCTGTCCGAGCGCAATCCGGACTGGCAGCTCGACCTGCAGCACACCGAAGAGGTAGAGACCTGGCACCTGCATTTTCGTCCGGACCGCCTGCTGCGCTACGGCATCACCGAGCCGGAGGTGATCTCGTTTCTTGAATCCGCCGCCCGCGGCGCGATGATCACCGAGTGGATGCAGGAGGATGAAAACATCGATATCAGGCTCTATCAGCAGGTCAGCGCCCACTTCGATCCCGCCGAAATGCGCCTGCCCAGCCGCGGCCGCATGGTGCGCCTATCCGAGCTGGCGACCATCGAACATGTGGGCGAGCCGGAGCAGATTGAGCGTATCGACCAGACCCCGGTCATCAGTTACCTCAGCAACATCGGACTGGCATCGTGGTGGTGGCAGCGCGGCGATTTCCGCGAAGTGGTGGAGGCGTTCCGGATGGAGACCGGCGTGGATGTGCATCTCTCGGGCACCGCCATCCAGGTGGAGTCGCTGCTCCGCGATATGGCGCGTCTGCTGCTCATCAGCGTGATTCTGATCTACGTCATCCTCACCGTGCAGTACGAGAACATGAAATACCCGCTGATCATCATGCTCGGGGTGCCGTTCGCGTGGATCGGATCGCTGCTGGTGCTCTGGCCGGCCGGGCTCAGCCTCAACATCCTGTCGTTCATGGGGATTCTGGTGCTCACCGGGATCGCCGTCAACGACGCCATCCTCAAGGTCGATTTCATGCGGCGCTACTTCCAGGACACCGGCAACCTCGACGAGGCTGTGCATCTGGCGGGGCGGCACCGGTTTCGTCCGGTCGTGATGACCACGATGACCACGCTGCTCGGACTGCTGCCCATGATCATCCCGATCGGGGATGGATACGAATTCCGGCAGTCGCTGGCCCTTGCCCTGATGGGCGGGATGGTGACCAGCACGCTGCTCACGCTCTTCCTCGTGCCGATGGTTTTCCGGTGGATCGAACGCAAAAAGCAGGGGGATATCCGGGAGCTCAAAGGAAAAGTCAGCTGGACCGGAGATCTTGATGCCATGAGAAGAAATGACTGATGAACTTTGATGAATCTGCCATTTTATGAACATTCTATCTAATAAATCTGGCATGTGACTAAACTGCCACTTGAAATAGTAAAATAATGATTGCATTAGCCCATTTATCCGGCAGCCGTCCTTACACGGCACCACTACTCATCCTGAGCCTGGTTTTCGGCGGATTTGCCGCGGCCTGTTCCGATGATAACGGCGGGGAGGAGGCCGGGACCCGAAGCACCGAACGGGAGGAGGTCCGGCCGGTTGTCATCTTCGACCGTGCCGATGATCAGCCCCTGTATCATCACATCGAAACGCAGGGCACCGTGGAGCCGCTCCGCGAGATCAAACTGTACAACCGCCTGGCCGGGTTCATCGAATCCAACGTGATCCGGGACGGCAGGCGTGTTGCCGGGGGCGACACCATCCTCGCACTGGACGATCGCGAGTGGCAGATGGCGCTGGAGGATGCGCAAAACGCACTTGAAAAAGCCTCCTCCGAATATCAGATCGAGCGCAACCAGCGCCTGCGTGACGCTGGTTCGGAGGCGCTTCCGGATGAGATGGACCGGTTTCTGCGCAACGTGCACGGATATTCCGAAGCGATGGTTCAGGTCCGCCGGGCGGAGCTGGACCTCAGTTACACCTCCCTCGTGGCCCCGTTCGACGGACAGATCCACACAAGGGAGAATTTCACGCGCGGGCAATATCTGTCGGCCGGAACCGAGCTGGGCCGCCTGGTAGATCAGTCGCAGGTGCGCGTAAGGTTCGACATGCTGGAGAGCGAGCTGGCGGATGTCGACGAGGGCATGACGGTTGAGCTTGAGACCGGATTCGGCTACCGGGCTTCCGGTGTTGTGGAGGCGGTCTCGCCGGTTGTGGATGACGAAAGCAAGACCGGACAGGTGGTGGCGCTGTTCGACAATCCGGAAGGCCGCCTGCGCGGGGGGATGACGGTTGACGGGCGGGTGCTCATCGAATCGGTCGAGGGGCGCTCCCGGATACCGCGTGCCGCAAAGCTGACGCGCGACGATCGTCCGCTCGTCTTCCGGCTCAACGGCGATGAGGTCGAATGGATTTACATCGATCCCGTCGCGGTCACATCCGAATGGGTGGTGATCAACGATGAGGAAATTACCCCCGGAGACACCCTGGCTGTTGATCAGCATTTCGCCATCAGCCACATGCAGAAGGTGAATCCGAGATTCCGGTTTTGATAATTTGGATTACGTCACCGCTGAATTTCCATGAAAGAACTCTTCCGGCGAAAATACCTGATTTCGATGTTCTACCTTGCGGTGGTGGCCGTCGGAATTATGGTGTGGCAGCGGATTCCGGTGGAGATGTCGCCCGGCGTGCAGATGCCGAGCATCACGGTGAGCTACCAGTGGAGCCGGACCTCACCTGAGGTAGTCGAGCAGGAGATCACTCGCCGCGTGGAGCAGCAGGTTCGCCGGCTTCGGGATGTAGAGCGGGTGACATCGGTCAGCAACGAGGGACGCTCCTTTGTGACCGTCTATTTCCACAAACACGCCCCGGTCGAATTCCGCAGCGTGGAGCTGCAGGAGTATCTGCGCGTGCTGGAGGAGAGCCTGCCGCCGTCGGTGCAGCCCGGCAGGGTGAGTCACCGGGTTCCGGAGGAACTTCAGGAAATGCAGACCTTTCTGATTTACTCGATCAACAGCGGTGAGCGGGAGCCGAACGAGCTGCTGGAGTTCACCCGGCGCAACATCAAGCTGCCGATGCTCGGGATTCGCGGCGTCGCGGGGGTGGAGCTTGAAGGGGTGCGCGACCCCGCACTGCTGGTCGACTTCGACGTGCCGGCCGCCGAACGGCTGGGCATCAGCACCACCGATGTGATGCGGCAGGTCAATGAACGGCTTTCATGGCGGTCGGCCGGATACCGCGAACACGCCGGGATGCGGTACAGCCTGATGGTACCCCCGATGTTTGAAGGTACATCCGACATCACCGCCATGCCGGTCCGTCTTCCGGACAGCGAACGGCAGATTTCGCTGGGCGATATCGCCCGGGTGACGGTAGGCGATTATCCCGAGCGCACCGCCAGGCGTATCAACGGAAACCCGGCGCTCACCATCCGCTTCGAGCGCGAAACCGGCGTGGATGCACTTGATCTGGCCGAAACGGTGATGGCCCGGATGGATGAAATCGAAGCCGCGTTCCCGTCCGACATCCATCTGCAGATCGAACGCGACGCCACCGAGGACCTGCGCGAAGAGCTCGCCGCACTGGAACGCCAGGCGATGTTCAGCCTGCTTGCCGTGTTCCTCGTGCTGCTGCTGTTCATCCGAAAAGTCCGCGCCCCGCTGGTCATTCTCGGCAGCATCCTCTTTTCGCTGCTGCTTTCAGTGATCATGCTGCACATTCTGGGCTATACCATCAATGTAATTACGCTGGCCGGACTCACCATCGCCCTCGGGATGATCATCGACAACGCGGTGGTGGTGTTCGAGCACATCAATCCGCGGCTCCCGCTTGCCCGGCAGGCGCGCATTGAGCATGTCCGCCGCCATCTGCCCCATGTGCTGGTCCCGGTCATCGGCAGTACCCTCACCACCGTCGGCATCTTTGTCCCCCTGCTTTTTGCGATGGAGGAGGTGCGGATGTTCCTGATGCCGCTGGGCATGGCGCTCACGCTGACGCTGCTCGCCTCGGTGCTGATTTCGCTCACCTGGATACCTTACGCCCTGATCTGGCTTGTGCGGATGCCCGGTGCACAATCCCCATCCCCCCGCACGCTTTGGTCGAAACTTGCATCCCGCCTCCGGTTCTCTTTCCGGTCGCAGGACCCATCCCCCCGGAAAAAACGGGTCGGCCGGACCCGCATTCTGCTCGGATTCTTCACCTGGCGCCACAGGCTGCGCTGGCTGATTTATCCGGCCATGGTGCTGCTGATCGGCGTGCCGCTCTATCTCATCCCCGAGCCGGAGCGGGGCGATGATGAGGACGAGCCGGGGCGGTTGTATGAGTGGTCGCAGCTCTATTTTGATAACGAGGAAGTGATTAACCGCTATCTCGGGGGGATCGGATACCGGTTCCATCGCGGAGTCCGTTTCGGGGAAGGCTGGGCCGGGTGGCCGGAATATGATCATGTGATTGTCACAGTGCAGCCGCCGGTCGGTACCCCGTTTGAGGAGATCGACAAGATCATCCGGCAGTTTGAGGCGCTGACCGGATCGTTTGAGCATGCCGTCACCTATTACGAGTCGCAGGTCAACGAGCAGGGGGCGTTCGGACGGCTGGAAATCCATTTCAAGGAGGAGTACCTCGACCGGCCGGATCCGTTCCGTCTGTTCGGGCAGGCATCGTATCTGGCGGCGCGGACCGGCAATACGAGGATATCGGTTCGCGGCTTTGGGGAGTCATTCGGCACCGGATTCGGCGGAGGGCGGATGCAGCACCGGATCACGCTGACCGGCTACTCGTATGACCAGCTGGAGGCGTCGGCTGAGGAGCTTCGGCGGCGGCTGATGCGGCACCGGCGGGTGGAGGATGTGGATATCAATCAGTCAGAAAGGTTCTGGCGGGGTGATCTTTACCAGTATGTGCTGCGCCCAGACGACGACCGGATGACCAGGCGGGGGCTGGACCGTCCGGCGGTGCTGAACGCCGTGCAGCTGGATATCAACCGGGAGCATTCGCCGTATGGGCGGATCGAATTCGGCGGTACGCAGATGTACCTGATCGCCCGGAACCTCCGTGACCGCGAGTATGTGGAGGATTTTCTGCATGCACCCCGGCTGACAGGATCGACGGTGTTTACGCTGGCCGATATCGGGGAGCTGACACAGGAACGGACGTTGCCGCAGATCCGTCGGGAAGATCAGATGTACACCAGGGTGGTGGCGTTCGACTTTCTCGGTCCGCATCGGCTTGCACAATCCGTTGCCGAAGAGGTCGTCGGGACGTTCCCCGTACCTCCCGGAATGTCGGTCACGACCGGCCATCAGGGCTGGTTCGGGGAGGATGAGGACCGCAGCCTGCTGCTCATCTTCCTGATGGCCATGCTGAGCGTCTGGATGATCATCTCGGCGCTGCTGGAGCGGTGGCGCGACCCGCTGATCATCCTGCTGGCAATCCCGCTCGGCGGTATCGGAATCATGGCCGGATCGCTTTTCCATGAACTGCCATTTGACCGCAGCGCGATGGCCGGGGCGTTGCTGGTGATGGGCGTGGTGGTGAACAACGCCATCCTGCTGATGCACGGCAAGCAGAAGATGCGGCTGCTCGGGGTGCATGGCATACGGAGCTGGTTCAACGTCTACCGGGAGAAAATCCGACCGGTACTCATCACCTCCTGTACCACACTGGCCGGACTCCTGCCGCTCATGTTGCTGGAGGGGGACGGTTTCTGGCAAACCCTGGCCATAGTGGTGGGGTGGGGACTGGGAACGAGCACCGTTTTTCTGATCCTGCTGATGGGAATCTGGGAACGGAGGAAGTAGGTCGGGCATTACCGGACTTTTTTCTTGCGTGCAGGATCGCTAAATTGAATTGAAAGCTATGATTAAAGCTGAGGATGCTATGAAATGTCCATGACCGGGCTGGCGCCCGGACAAACAGGCGTATGATTAAATACGGTCATGGCATTTCACTTCGTGACCTTCGGTTCATCTGACCATATGAATCAAAAATTTTAAACAGATGAAATGCCCATGGCGGCTTACCGTCACACAGGAGCATGATTATAGCCAACATGGGTACTACATGTGACGTCAGAATCACAAATTATAAACACATGAAAAAACTGTCTGTACCATTAATTCTGCTGCTTGCGGTTGCCGGATGTAACATTTTTTCAAGCGACAGGGACGGCAGTGTGCCTTTTGTCAATTATCAGGAAGGGCAGACCTCGCTTTACGAAAGCAGGTCCTACTTCCGTCCGGCAGATTCCACAGAATATGAAAAGCTGTATACCGAATTAACCGAAACGGTTGTTACAAAAGCAGACGATCATCTTGAAATCGGGGATACGCTGCTGACCGACCTCATAAAAATGGAAATGACCCTGGAACAGGAAGTATCCGGTACCTTTCACGGCAGTGTCTGGTATCATTATGATGAGCTATTTTTTACCGAATATGTTTATTCCCGTCCGCCCTTGGGCTCACTGGCACAACCAAAAATCGCGGAATTAAGCAAAAAAATCCCACGGGCCAACATTTCACACCTGCTTGAAAAATTCAGTCCGGTGAGAATGATCACCGGAGATTTCCATCTTGAGGATAATGAGGACGAGGAGCTCTCGCTTCGGTCGGACCCCAGACGGGTACACCCTGTGAGGTTTCACATCGGGAGAAAATGGACTTCGTTCACCGATCCGTTCCTGAGTAAAAGCGAGATCACCGGTCAGAAAGTCATCGAAATTAACGATAACCAGTATGATACCTATGTGATTGAGACGACCAATTATCTCAATGGATCCGAATTTAACATGACCTCCTATTTTGAATCCAACGGCCTTGTCAAAAGGGTTGTCGTGCAGGAACAGGATATTAGAGATGAAGTCGGAGAGGTTATTGATGAAGGCGTTTTCCGCGGAGTCATTGAGCGCGTGTCATTTAGTGAATGAACTTCCTTTTTGGGTGACATTTGAATAATAGTTTTGAATCAGTTTCCGACATTCCGATTCCTCATGTAACAAGTGCTCTATGAAGCGAAACTGCGTCCTGCAGCGTCTAAGATTTTGCTCGGGGTCGTCGATGTGATAATACTGGTCACCATTAAGATAATCAGCCAGAAAACGGATCCCCATCAAATAGGCCATAAATGGGCCCGCCAAAGCTAAAATATCTGCCTCTTCAGGAGTCAGTATTTTTCGAGTACTCTCAAAAAAACCTGAAGTGATCGCCTCATAAACCGGAAAATTGATTTGAACTTGTTCCAGATCGGCTTCATCTTCCTGGGCTGTATTTGCCGCCGTACGGATAAGATCACCAAAATCGTAGAGTACCAGACCCGGCATAACAGTATCCAGGTCTATCACACATTTTGCTTTGTCATTCTGATCAAAAAGTATGTTGTTCAATTTGGTATCGTTATGGGTTACCCTTTCAGGCAATAACCCTTGTTGAACCAACCTGGGAACAACCACCATTCGCTTGATCTGATCGCGGGCAAATGTGATTTCCGGGTCGACCTTGTCTCTTCGTCCTGCCAGGTTCTGTTTCAATGCATCGGAGAGTTGTTCATATCGCCACTCCACTGAGTGGAAGTCAGGAATAACAATCTCTAACTCGTCATATGGAAAATCTTCCAGATCCGTAATAAATTGACCGAAGGCTTTCCCTGCTTCATAGGCCACTTTTTCGTTGGGCACTAAATCGTAACTGATGCCGGATTCTACTTTTAAATATAACCGCCAGTGTTCTCCACTGGAGTCAGTCAAGTAGCTATTACCCACACGGGTCGGAATTACTTTCAATACACGGTCATCGCAACAGTTTTTGTCCAAAGTAGTCGATTTTTCCCGGATATGATTTGTAACCTTTTGGATATTACTCATCATACCGTCCACCGATGAAAAAATCTTTTGATTTATCTTTTGAAGCACGTAATCGGGACGATGATCACCACTGGAACGGATTAACCATGTTTGATGAATATGTCCTGATCCGAAAGGTTCATAATCTTCTAGTGTTTCACCGGTTGCAAATTGATCAAAAATAGAGGGGATGCATGATTTATTCATGTGTATAAAGAATAATTACAGGTTACCCCAAAGATTGGATGGATATTCACCGGCATCTACTTTTTTTTGTACGGAAGTACGAACCCACTCAAGATCATCCCGATACGTGATTCCAAACCAGGGGGATTTACAGCGAAGTACTTTGACTTGTGCTTTTCTGCTTGCAATAATACGGTCGATCACGGTTGGAATATAGAATTCGGCTTTGGGATCGTTAATATTATTTTTCAGAAAAGCGCGAAACTGCTCATGAATATATGTAAATATGTAAGGAGTGAAGCCCCACATATTCATGGATACTATGGTATCTTTCGGCAGCTCCATCCGGTTATTTTCATATTTACCAATTATACGGCCGTTGCTTCGTATGATTTGGGTCAGCTCTGTTACCGACCGTAAATATCCGTCATTATCCACATCGCAAATTCCACGCGAGTTACTGCCATATTGTGATATTGTGTTGGACAACTGGTAACCGATCATGGCATATAAATGATCGGTTGCATCTGATATTAAAAATCTATGCATGGTATCATAAGCTTCCCTACCGTAAAAATCATCGGCATTGATAACGCAAAACGGAGCTTTGACTTCTTTACGTGCAGCTAAAAGTGCATGTGCTGTGCCCCATGGTTTTTGTCGAAGTGGCGTAGCAGGAAAGCCATCGGGTAAATCGGATGAATCTTGTAGTACACAAACTGTTTCAATGCGGTCTGCGAAACGACTGACAAAATTTTTACGGAAAGAATCCTCCATTTCCTTACGGATTATGAATATAACTTTGCCAAATCCAGCACGTATGGCATCATATAAGGAATAGTCTAGAATGGCCTCGCCAGAGGGGCCGACCGTTTCAGTCTGCTTCTGACTGCCATACCGTGATGCCAGACCAGCTGCTAATATGATCAGTTCAGGTTTCATAGAGTTTGTGTACTATCAATTATTGCTCAGTGCTTTGGATTTATTTCATGCGGAGCCTATTCCAGTAGCGGGTGAGCAATAATGCGGATAATATGGCAGTTATTGCCAGAAAAAGAGCTGGAAGCAAATTTCCGTACAGTAAATTACCAATTGTAAATAGCATGCTGTATATGGAAATCGTGCCCAGTATCATGCATAAAATGCCAGTGGGTACGTCCCATCGTAAATTTTCTTCTTTAGTTAGCTCTACATTATCAGCCTTGGCACGCTCCACGACATGTTTCCAACCAGGGCCGCCAGGTTTAATTTTTGTATAAAATTTTCTCAGAGTTTCCTCGTCGACAGGTTTGGTCAAAAAAGTGACGATAATCCAGGTCAGTGAAGTCAAGGTTACGGTGCCCAGCAGCTTGATCACATTCCAATAACTCATGGAAGTAACCAAACCAAACAGTTCAACATCACCGCTGTTATGTTGTACAAGGACGAAATTTTCTACTATGATGAACATCAAAGAAAACGTTCCGGCTGCAATCATAGCCGCAATCTCCGAAAAAGCATTAATTCGCCACCAGAACCAACGAAGAATGTAGATAAGTCCGGTTCCCGCACCGATCATCAAAATGTACTGAAAGGCTTGAAGAGCACTTTGCAATGTCAGTGCCAGAATAAGGGCAAAGAACATCAGACTAATAGTTGAAAATCTGCCAAAACGCACCTTTTGGCGTTCAGTAGCATCGGGATTGTAAAAGCGTGCGTAAAAGTCATTCACCAAATAA comes from Natronogracilivirga saccharolytica and encodes:
- the lepB gene encoding signal peptidase I encodes the protein MKHFPNYLDLTWHYGIKTLYWFCYILTIYLLAWVLKSVVFSVYTVPTVSMHPTIKAGDFLVVSKMSYRIRTPEFYPLTNIPFPYYSIKGPFSVKRDDVVVFKSPLSPAHHPSFKMTLVKRCIGLPGDTLWLFQNRIYTKHKINLPVTDEQKKKIIVPQKNMTVKIDSSNIDKWLPMIKRDGARVNEESFSKEIKSYTFRQNFYFMSGDNPGLSADSRTWGSIPEEYLIGRARIIAWSVNRKKIGSRL
- a CDS encoding M23 family metallopeptidase, whose translation is MIKKYGKNTVLYLSVFLLISYVFIPAEWIIIYRNLSANNYASDIIIPVSDLVKENIENTWGAPRQGDRTHQGIDLFASRGTTVVSAIDGVILISGRNTLGGNIVRILGDDRRIYYYAHLQSYLDFERGQPVSQGQTIGFVGNTGNAVSTPPHLHFEIMVISRLFPLRTKNINPYPELLEAFSQLP
- a CDS encoding efflux RND transporter periplasmic adaptor subunit; translated protein: MIALAHLSGSRPYTAPLLILSLVFGGFAAACSDDNGGEEAGTRSTEREEVRPVVIFDRADDQPLYHHIETQGTVEPLREIKLYNRLAGFIESNVIRDGRRVAGGDTILALDDREWQMALEDAQNALEKASSEYQIERNQRLRDAGSEALPDEMDRFLRNVHGYSEAMVQVRRAELDLSYTSLVAPFDGQIHTRENFTRGQYLSAGTELGRLVDQSQVRVRFDMLESELADVDEGMTVELETGFGYRASGVVEAVSPVVDDESKTGQVVALFDNPEGRLRGGMTVDGRVLIESVEGRSRIPRAAKLTRDDRPLVFRLNGDEVEWIYIDPVAVTSEWVVINDEEITPGDTLAVDQHFAISHMQKVNPRFRF
- a CDS encoding efflux RND transporter permease subunit, coding for MLLKRPITAIMLVLATFIFGYIALQELSVDLLPDVDVPSLMVRTEWPGASASEVETRINEQLEAALGTLPGLRRSQSFARQGIGFVSLEFEWGHNMDLAFLNARERLDQVRFSLPQQAERPQLVYSDPGDEPVAILGIQLRDNPDPGYDERLELKQWADRVLTRRLEQEHGIAQAVVVGAVTPEVHIRYQPHLADRYDLSTAEIQARVREANEFSPSGELRDGWYRYSLKIESRITSVEQLRRLPLKTIGGERILRLQDVAEVHMDERDPVSFSMVDGRPVLSVLVKKDFDSNLVQVFHLMTPVLDELREQFPGISIDVLSENATFIEASINNLLQTLLLGGILAFFVLFFFLNDPRSPLTIGIAIPVSIMLTFFVMYLSGIQLNIISLSGLTLGIGLLVDNAIVVLENINRHRKSGLPLFDAAGKGTREIALAVTASTLTTISVFLPLVFLGGFEGAFFRDQALTLSIALLSSLLVALLILPVLVLQVQKRRKHKRIADAESGRRPHPPETTPADLPEDRSTIFTRAMDRTQARYEKLLLASIRRPVLVIALFLLAMALAVVAFLYVPKELIPQGEEQRLRYRVTMPGNTALRSTEEAARTFTASIHNAAGLNPYTGATNPDDGGTSPAVGPILTLGGYTDDTNIARLADEGLNRFVIEIPLNDPRAAGRIRSQIETLRQNQPHWRIEELEALPLFENVLGRQAAPVVVHVAGQDRRAGAAGAERLRGMLSERNPDWQLDLQHTEEVETWHLHFRPDRLLRYGITEPEVISFLESAARGAMITEWMQEDENIDIRLYQQVSAHFDPAEMRLPSRGRMVRLSELATIEHVGEPEQIERIDQTPVISYLSNIGLASWWWQRGDFREVVEAFRMETGVDVHLSGTAIQVESLLRDMARLLLISVILIYVILTVQYENMKYPLIIMLGVPFAWIGSLLVLWPAGLSLNILSFMGILVLTGIAVNDAILKVDFMRRYFQDTGNLDEAVHLAGRHRFRPVVMTTMTTLLGLLPMIIPIGDGYEFRQSLALALMGGMVTSTLLTLFLVPMVFRWIERKKQGDIRELKGKVSWTGDLDAMRRND